In a genomic window of Candidatus Eisenbacteria bacterium:
- a CDS encoding carbohydrate ABC transporter permease encodes MSAAQEARESGIRQVAALPRWLWLGPLLLTMLMPFGWMLLVSLSRGASGSFGSALAGPFGWEHYRALFGAASVHRYLANSALVAAAVVTLNVMTAAMVGWVLGRRRVPGERFWTLGIVATLMLPKQVLMIPLYLVLARLHLLDTYGALILPFAVDAFSIFLVRQYVAGLPLELEEAARVDGASDWTIFRRVILPLLKPVLAVIAIQSFLTNWNSFLFPLIFVDSERLRTLPVGLALLAQGEHSVDWGLLMAGSTVASLPVLAVFVVFQRRILAGMLAGAEK; translated from the coding sequence ATGAGCGCGGCCCAGGAGGCCCGCGAGTCCGGGATCCGGCAGGTCGCCGCACTGCCGCGCTGGCTGTGGCTCGGCCCGCTGCTGCTCACCATGCTGATGCCGTTCGGCTGGATGCTTCTGGTTTCGCTGTCGCGCGGCGCCAGCGGATCGTTCGGCAGTGCGCTCGCGGGGCCGTTCGGCTGGGAGCACTACCGCGCGCTGTTCGGTGCCGCTTCGGTGCATCGCTACCTGGCGAACAGCGCGCTGGTCGCCGCCGCGGTGGTGACGCTGAACGTGATGACGGCGGCGATGGTCGGCTGGGTGCTCGGGCGCCGGCGGGTCCCGGGCGAGCGGTTCTGGACGCTCGGCATCGTCGCCACGCTCATGCTGCCGAAGCAGGTGCTGATGATCCCGCTCTACCTGGTGCTCGCGCGGCTGCATCTGCTCGACACCTACGGCGCGCTGATCCTGCCGTTCGCCGTCGACGCGTTCAGCATCTTCCTCGTGCGGCAGTACGTCGCGGGCTTGCCGCTCGAGCTGGAAGAAGCCGCGCGCGTCGATGGCGCGTCGGACTGGACGATCTTCCGGCGCGTGATCCTGCCGCTGCTCAAGCCGGTGCTGGCGGTGATCGCGATTCAGTCGTTCCTCACCAACTGGAACTCGTTCCTGTTCCCGCTGATCTTCGTGGACTCGGAGCGCCTGCGGACGCTGCCGGTCGGGCTCGCGCTGCTGGCGCAGGGCGAACACAGCGTGGACTGGGGACTGCTGATGGCGGGTTCGACGGTGGCGTCGCTTCCGGTGCTCGCGGTGTTCGTGGTGTTTCAGCGCCGCATCCTGGCCGGCATGCTCGCGGGCGCCGAGAAGTGA
- a CDS encoding sugar ABC transporter permease: protein MRTHSRATAWAMLSPWLLSFVLFGLYPFAFTLVASFTSYSPLEAGGARFVGFENYLRALTDPEFWNALRTTGVFVIGTIPFTTALALGLALAVQPAFRGRTMFRVGFFVPSVVSIVVLSLVFKGLYAPNGFVNAALHAVGLPAPAWLLDPRTALPAIMAMDVWTASGYYMVIFLAGLEAIPHDLYDAARIEGASNWIQFTRITLPLLRPTLLFVLVVNTVRSLQIFAEAFVMTGGGPLKSTTTVVYYLYEEAFTRFHLGYASAVAYLLFAITLVLAWGQMKLVKPSGEPR from the coding sequence ATGCGCACGCACTCGCGCGCCACCGCGTGGGCGATGCTCTCGCCGTGGCTGCTGAGCTTCGTGCTGTTCGGGCTCTATCCGTTCGCGTTCACTCTGGTCGCCTCGTTCACGAGTTACTCGCCTCTCGAGGCCGGCGGCGCCCGCTTCGTGGGATTCGAGAACTATCTGCGAGCGCTCACGGATCCGGAGTTCTGGAACGCGCTGCGTACCACCGGCGTGTTCGTGATCGGAACCATCCCGTTCACCACCGCGCTGGCGCTCGGGCTGGCGCTCGCGGTGCAGCCTGCGTTTCGAGGTCGCACGATGTTCCGGGTCGGCTTCTTCGTCCCGAGCGTGGTCTCGATCGTGGTGCTCTCGCTGGTCTTCAAGGGTCTCTATGCGCCGAACGGCTTCGTGAATGCGGCGCTGCACGCAGTGGGACTGCCGGCGCCCGCGTGGCTGCTCGATCCCCGTACGGCGCTGCCCGCGATCATGGCGATGGACGTTTGGACCGCGAGCGGCTACTACATGGTGATCTTCCTCGCCGGGCTCGAGGCGATCCCGCACGATCTCTATGACGCCGCGCGCATCGAGGGCGCCTCGAACTGGATTCAGTTCACGCGCATCACGCTGCCGCTGTTGCGGCCGACGCTGCTGTTCGTGCTGGTGGTGAACACCGTGCGAAGCCTTCAAATCTTCGCCGAGGCGTTCGTGATGACCGGTGGCGGGCCGCTGAAGAGCACCACAACGGTCGTCTACTACCTCTACGAAGAGGCGTTCACGCGCTTCCATCTGGGCTACGCGAGTGCGGTCGCCTACCTGTTGTTCGCGATCACGCTGGTGCTCGCGTGGGGGCAGATGAAGCTGGTGAAGCCCTCCGGGGAGCCGCGATGA